The Anabas testudineus chromosome 14, fAnaTes1.2, whole genome shotgun sequence genome includes a region encoding these proteins:
- the LOC113170563 gene encoding voltage-gated potassium channel subunit beta-3 yields MQVSFACTEHNLKSRSEDRLCGLRTAPPPGGSSGGVGGGGGGGGGGGSGGGGGGGGGGGGGSSGQGSNGNYISQGSVKTREGPGSRQTPQGHAHMKEAIGRHTSMKYRNLGKSGLRVSCLGLGTWVTFGSQISDEMAENLMTIAYENGVNLFDTAEVYASGRAEITLGNIIKKKGWRRSSFVITTKIYWGGQAETERGLSRKHIIEGLRGSLSRLQLDYVDIVFANRNDVNSPMEEIVRAMTFVINQGMAMYWGTSRWSAMEIMEAYSVARQFNLIPPVCEQAEYHYFQRDKVEVQLPELYHKIGVGAMTWSPLACGLITGKYSDGVPECSRAAMKGYQWLRERVNSEEGRRQLAKIKELHLLADRLGCTAAQLAIAWCLRSEGVSSVLLGVSNTDQLIENLGALRILSQMTPQTVTEMDALLGNKPHTKKESRA; encoded by the exons ATGCAGGTGTCCTTCGCCTGCACTGAGCACAACCTCAAGAGTCGCAGCGAGGACCGGCTCTGTGGCCTTCGCACCGCTCCACCTCCTGGTGGAAGCAGTGGAGGAGTagggggaggtggtggaggaggaggaggtggtggtagtggaggaggaggtgggggaggaggaggcggaggaggaggaagtagtGGACAAGGAAGTAATGGCAACTACATCTCCCAAGGCTCAGTTAAGACCAGGGAGGGTCCCGGGTCTCGGCAGACCCCACAGGGCCATGCCCACATGAAGGAGGCCATTGGGCGCCACACCAGTATGAAGTACAG GAACCTGGGAAAGTCAGGCCTACGAGTTTCCTGCCTCGGGTTAG GCACTTGGGTGACATTTGGATCACAGATCTCTGATGAG ATGGCCGAGAACCTGATGACCATAGCATATGAGAACGGAGTGAACCTGTTTGACACAGCTGAGGTTTATGCCTCTGGAAG AGCGGAAATCACTCTAGGGAACATTATCAAGAAGAAAGGATGGAG ACGTTCAAGTTTTGTCATCACGACAAAAATCTACTGGGGAGGCCA agcagagactgAGAGAGGACTGTCCAGAAAGCATATAATCGAAG GTTTAAGAGGATCATTATCGAGACTCCAGCTAGATTACGTGGATATCGTTTTTGCCAACAGAAATGATGTCAACAGTCCGATGGAAG AAATTGTACGAGCCATGACGTTTGTAATAAACCAGGGAATGGCTATGTACTGGGGAACCTCACGCTGGAGTGCCATGGAAATCATG GAGGCATACTCTGTGGCACGCCAGTTCAACCTGATACCACCTGTGTGTGAGCAGGCAGAGTATCACTATTTCCAGAGGGATAAAGTTGAGGTGCAGCTTCCTGAGCTCTACCACAAGATCG gTGTCGGAGCAATGACCTGGTCTCCACTTGCTTGTGGATTAATCACAGGGAAGTACAGCGATGGTGTACCGGAGTGCTCCAGAGCAGCAATGAAG GGATACCAGTGGCTGAGGGAGCGAGTGAACAGCGAGGAAGGCCGCAGGCAGCTTGCTAAAATCAAGGAGCTCCATCTACTGGCAGACAGACTGGGGTGCACTGCAGCACAATTAGCCATAG CCTGGTGTCTTCGCAGTGAGGGAGTCAGCTCAGTACTTCTGGGAGTTTCTAATACAGACCAGTTAATTGAGAATCTTGGTGCCCTGCGG ATTTTATCCCAAATGACCCCTCAAACCGTTACTGAGATGGATGCCCTGCTGGGAAATAAgccacacacaaagaaagaatcACGTGCTTGA